The genomic window TGGCGAGATGGAACCGAATTTAAAGCTAAACGTGAAGAATCATTAAAGAGTGGTAAATAAGCTTTTAGAAAGGAATTTTATGGCGAGAAGAATTGATAATCTTTCAAATTTAATTAGTGCTGCACGAGGTGACAAAACAGTAGATTTAGTTTTACGTAATGTAAAAATGATCAATGTTTTTACTGCTGAAATCTACCAAACTAATGTAGCTATTGATAATGGTGTAATTGTTGGAATGGGTTCTGCATATCGTTGGCAAAAAGAAGAGGATTTGAAAGGTCTTTATCTCTCGCCAGGCTTTATTGATTCACACGTGCACATTGAAAGCTCAATGTTAACCGTCCCGCGTTTTGCGCGTGCAGTCGTAGCACGCGGGACAACTTCGGTAATTTGTGACCCACACGAGATTGCTAATGTTTTAGGAATTGATGGGTTAAAATTTATGATTGATTCTAGCCAAGGTGTCCCGCTAAATGTATTTTTTATGCTTCCTTCCTGCGTACCTGCTACAGGACTAGAAACTTCTGGCGCGACACTTTCGGCCCAAGACCTAGCACCTTTTATTAATCATCCTCAAGTTTTAGGGCTAGCGGAAATGATGAACTTTCCAGGCGTAGTTAATGCAGATAAAGATGTAATGGAAAAACTAGCTCTTGGAGGACATAAACGCCTGGATGGACACGCTCCAGGGCTTTCAGGTCTGGCACTTTGCGCTTATGTTGCTAGTGGGATTGCCTCCGATCATGAATGCACTAGTATTGCTGAAGCAAAAGAAAAAATGCGTGTTGGTATGTATATAATGCTAAGAGAAGGTACAGCAGCAAAAAACCTTTCTGATCTTTTACCCTTGGTTACACTGGAAAACGAGCGACGTTGTTTATTAGTCACAGATGACCGACACCCAAACGATATTTTAGAAGAAGGTCATATTGATTTTCTCCTGCGAACCGCAATAGCAAAAGGGATGCCTCCGTTAAGTGCTATTCGTATGGCTACACTTAATGCTGCTGAATATTTTCGTATTGAGCGAACCGGAGCAATTGCTCCAGGCTATTTTGCTGATTTAGTAGCTTTTGATTCGCTAGAAAATATCCAACCTCGTCGAGTTTATAAAGATGGTCAGCTAATAGCTATTGATGGACAGCTAACCTTGCCACCACTTGAGAGCCAATCAATTCAAGCAAAGAGGTCTGTTAATCTTGGTACTTTAAGCCCAGCAGATTTTCTTATTCAAGCCCGTAGCCGACACGCTCATATTATAGGCTTAGGTAAACATCAGCTTTATACAGAAGATTTTATTGGCGAACCAGCAATTGAAAATGACCAAGTTGTTTCTGATACCAAACAAGATTTACTAAAAATTACTGTAGTTGAACGTCATAAGGGTACAGGAAGAAGAGGTATGGGATTAGTTCAGGGATTTGGGCTTCAACGAGGGGCTTTAGCTGCTTCTGTTGCGCATGATTCGCATAATATTATTGCTATTGGGG from Blastocatellia bacterium includes these protein-coding regions:
- the ade gene encoding adenine deaminase, giving the protein MARRIDNLSNLISAARGDKTVDLVLRNVKMINVFTAEIYQTNVAIDNGVIVGMGSAYRWQKEEDLKGLYLSPGFIDSHVHIESSMLTVPRFARAVVARGTTSVICDPHEIANVLGIDGLKFMIDSSQGVPLNVFFMLPSCVPATGLETSGATLSAQDLAPFINHPQVLGLAEMMNFPGVVNADKDVMEKLALGGHKRLDGHAPGLSGLALCAYVASGIASDHECTSIAEAKEKMRVGMYIMLREGTAAKNLSDLLPLVTLENERRCLLVTDDRHPNDILEEGHIDFLLRTAIAKGMPPLSAIRMATLNAAEYFRIERTGAIAPGYFADLVAFDSLENIQPRRVYKDGQLIAIDGQLTLPPLESQSIQAKRSVNLGTLSPADFLIQARSRHAHIIGLGKHQLYTEDFIGEPAIENDQVVSDTKQDLLKITVVERHKGTGRRGMGLVQGFGLQRGALAASVAHDSHNIIAIGADDESIYRAVSKVAEMQGGIAAVDGEKVEAALELSIAGLMSNEPIEKVSAGMNELKRASGRLGCRLEDPFMTMSFLALPVIPKLKITDKGLVDVTKFQLVDLFVAD